One part of the Moraxella sp. FZFQ2102 genome encodes these proteins:
- a CDS encoding RNA-binding S4 domain-containing protein, which translates to MNPSELTKVRADKWLWAARFFRTRSLAKEAIESGKVHMNGAKIKVSKELQVGDTLTVRQGHATRLEEKTIIITALSDNRGNATMAATLYRETEESQVQREFFAEQRKLMNLARPDTKPDKKQRRELNKFKHQW; encoded by the coding sequence ATGAACCCATCTGAACTCACCAAAGTACGCGCCGATAAATGGCTATGGGCGGCACGGTTTTTCCGTACTCGCAGCCTAGCCAAAGAAGCCATTGAGTCTGGCAAAGTACACATGAACGGTGCCAAAATCAAGGTCAGTAAAGAGCTGCAAGTCGGCGATACACTCACCGTCCGCCAAGGTCATGCCACGCGCCTAGAAGAAAAAACCATCATCATCACCGCTCTATCAGACAATCGTGGTAATGCGACGATGGCAGCGACCTTGTACCGCGAAACCGAAGAAAGCCAAGTGCAGCGCGAGTTTTTCGCCGAACAACGAAAGCTGATGAACCTTGCACGCCCCGACACCAAGCCTGATAAAAAACAACGCCGAGAACTGAATAAATTTAAACATCAGTGGTAG
- the ilvA gene encoding threonine ammonia-lyase, biosynthetic, whose product MLTPYVRAILQATVYDVAVRTPLEPAVKLSNRFNNNIRIKREDLQPVFSFKLRGAYNKISQLTDDEKSRGVICASAGNHAQGVAYSAARLGINNLIVMPTTTPDIKVQAVKSLGGTVHLHGDSFDEANRFAIAKSEQDGMTYIAPYDDELVIAGQGTIGLELTQQWREIDYVFAACGGGGLVAGIAAFLGEVAPHIKVVAVEPEGAACLKVALENNERIRLPQVSLFADGVAVAQIGEKPFEVAKLMKSDNSGTVIEPEVITCSNDEICAAIKDIFEENRSIVETAGALSVAGMKKFIAAHGITGKNCVAILSGANMNFDRLRYIAERTEIGEQKEAIFAVRLPEQTGAFLDFCRVLQGRNITEFNYRVDATNPDIAHVFVGIGLKEGQKERATIMQLLSNGGYTARDLTDDEAAKTHIRYLIGGHARLDDEQLFRVIFPERPGALLNFLEKLGQDFNITLFHYRNHGAAEGRILVGLQASKGSSRQILDALTEIGYECESLTDNVGYQLFLK is encoded by the coding sequence ATGCTCACCCCTTATGTTCGTGCCATATTACAAGCCACCGTCTATGATGTTGCCGTGCGCACACCGCTTGAGCCTGCGGTGAAATTATCAAACCGCTTTAATAACAACATCCGCATCAAGCGCGAAGATCTGCAGCCTGTCTTTAGCTTTAAGCTGCGCGGTGCTTATAATAAAATCAGCCAATTGACCGATGATGAAAAATCACGCGGTGTCATCTGCGCATCAGCAGGCAACCACGCACAGGGCGTCGCCTACTCTGCCGCGCGCTTAGGTATCAATAACCTAATCGTCATGCCGACTACCACGCCCGACATCAAAGTACAAGCGGTGAAATCGCTAGGCGGCACGGTACATCTGCACGGCGACAGCTTCGATGAAGCCAATCGCTTCGCCATCGCCAAAAGCGAACAAGATGGCATGACCTACATCGCCCCTTATGATGATGAACTGGTCATCGCAGGTCAAGGCACGATCGGACTTGAGCTGACTCAACAGTGGCGCGAGATTGATTATGTATTTGCTGCGTGTGGTGGTGGTGGCTTGGTCGCTGGCATTGCAGCTTTTTTGGGTGAAGTTGCACCGCACATCAAAGTGGTGGCGGTCGAGCCTGAAGGCGCAGCCTGCCTAAAAGTCGCCCTAGAAAATAACGAACGCATCCGTCTGCCGCAAGTCTCGCTATTTGCCGACGGTGTGGCGGTCGCACAAATCGGCGAAAAGCCATTTGAAGTCGCTAAGCTGATGAAATCGGACAATTCAGGCACAGTGATCGAGCCTGAAGTCATCACCTGTAGCAACGATGAAATCTGCGCGGCGATCAAAGATATCTTTGAAGAAAATCGCTCCATCGTCGAAACCGCAGGCGCGCTGTCAGTCGCTGGCATGAAAAAATTCATCGCAGCTCACGGCATCACGGGTAAAAACTGCGTCGCCATCTTATCAGGCGCGAACATGAACTTTGACCGCTTGCGCTACATTGCTGAGCGTACCGAGATCGGTGAGCAAAAAGAAGCGATTTTTGCGGTGCGACTGCCTGAACAAACAGGTGCATTTTTGGACTTCTGCCGCGTACTACAAGGGCGCAACATCACCGAATTTAACTACCGCGTCGATGCCACCAATCCAGATATCGCCCATGTCTTTGTTGGTATCGGTCTAAAAGAAGGTCAAAAAGAGCGTGCCACCATCATGCAGCTGTTGAGCAATGGCGGCTATACCGCACGCGACTTGACCGATGATGAAGCCGCCAAGACGCACATCCGCTATCTGATCGGTGGACACGCGCGCCTAGATGATGAGCAGCTGTTCCGCGTGATTTTCCCAGAGCGCCCTGGTGCACTGCTGAACTTCCTTGAAAAACTCGGTCAAGATTTTAACATCACCCTATTCCACTACCGCAATCACGGTGCAGCGGAAGGTCGAATTTTGGTGGGACTGCAAGCATCCAAAGGCAGCAGCCGCCAAATCCTAGATGCACTCACCGAAATCGGCTATGAATGCGAAAGCCTGACCGATAATGTGGGTTATCAGCTGTTTTTGAAGTGA
- a CDS encoding PIN domain-containing protein, giving the protein MNGIKYLLDTCFIIELYNNHAGVLNTIRQQRIELSACAISPINRMEVLGFGNLSEHDGQNLKRLLDHMSALPINQQTENTVIALRKRHKIKLPDAIVLATALNYQLELLSLDQGLMKKYQKEQQN; this is encoded by the coding sequence ATGAATGGGATTAAATACCTGCTTGACACTTGCTTTATCATCGAGCTTTATAATAATCATGCTGGTGTGCTTAATACCATCAGACAGCAGCGCATTGAGTTGTCCGCTTGCGCTATCAGTCCCATCAATCGCATGGAAGTCTTAGGTTTTGGCAATTTATCAGAACATGACGGCCAAAACCTTAAGCGTCTACTAGACCACATGAGTGCCCTGCCTATCAATCAACAAACCGAAAATACCGTGATTGCACTGCGCAAACGCCATAAAATCAAACTGCCTGACGCGATTGTGCTTGCCACCGCTTTAAATTACCAACTTGAACTATTAAGCCTTGATCAAGGCTTGATGAAAAAATATCAAAAAGAACAACAGAATTAA
- a CDS encoding YebC/PmpR family DNA-binding transcriptional regulator, whose protein sequence is MAGHSKWANIKHRKAKQDAAKGKIFTKIIREIVSASKGGDPDPANNPRLRAVLEKANAANMTKDVIKRAIERGQGGGEGDNVQEITYEGYGVGGVAVIVETMTDNVNRTVGEVRHAFSKHGGNLGTSGSVAYLFTKRGEIMFNDLSLEDSVMEVALDAGADDIENDGESLLVITSPAAFGAVVDALLSAELKPDNMEVTMSPSTTADIDNIDDAQKVLKMIDMLEDLDDVQEVYTNVNFSDDVMAQLDA, encoded by the coding sequence ATGGCAGGTCATAGTAAATGGGCGAACATCAAACATCGTAAAGCCAAACAAGATGCCGCAAAAGGCAAAATTTTCACCAAAATCATCCGTGAAATCGTCTCAGCATCAAAAGGCGGCGATCCTGATCCAGCCAACAACCCACGCCTGCGCGCCGTACTAGAAAAAGCCAACGCAGCGAACATGACCAAAGATGTCATCAAGCGAGCCATCGAACGCGGTCAAGGCGGTGGTGAAGGCGACAATGTCCAAGAAATCACCTATGAAGGCTATGGCGTGGGCGGCGTGGCGGTCATCGTTGAGACCATGACTGACAATGTCAATCGTACCGTCGGTGAAGTGCGCCACGCATTCAGTAAGCATGGCGGCAATCTGGGCACATCAGGCTCAGTTGCTTATCTGTTCACCAAGCGCGGTGAAATCATGTTCAACGACCTATCGCTCGAAGACAGCGTGATGGAAGTCGCCCTAGATGCAGGCGCTGACGACATCGAAAATGACGGCGAGAGCCTACTTGTCATCACAAGTCCAGCAGCATTCGGCGCGGTCGTCGATGCTCTACTGTCTGCCGAGCTTAAGCCTGACAACATGGAAGTGACCATGTCACCATCAACCACGGCTGACATTGACAACATCGACGATGCGCAAAAAGTGCTAAAAATGATCGATATGCTAGAAGATCTGGACGATGTCCAAGAAGTTTATACCAATGTCAATTTCAGCGATGATGTGATGGCGCAGTTGGATGCTTGA
- a CDS encoding HlyD family secretion protein produces the protein MDQQSQTPQADSQTDNTQASNNVPKPTAETPKLIPAKKSTIAIMLLVFAIGVAVILWVWQIPPFVSRSEQTDNAYIRGNSTVLSSQISGYVDEVLVKDFDTVTQGQTLMRINTANYEQQVIQAQSNITAAKTNLDNQTQLIAQRKADIKVAQAQLTQAQTQHSLATSQLDRLQSLVSIGAVSQAEIDNARANVNNTQAAISQAQAGIEAAEQALKTAEVARTGLQAQVDSAAAAAKQAKTFEQYSIITAPISGQLGQVNVHNGQYVSTGTQLLYIVPSDTWVIANFKETQMKDIAIGQPATFSVDALGGATFTGVVDSISPATGSEFSVIKTDNATGNFTKVVQRISVRIRINPNQDALHRLRPGMSVIAKVDTTNTNKDP, from the coding sequence ATGGATCAACAATCACAAACACCGCAGGCAGATAGCCAAACCGACAACACCCAAGCATCAAACAATGTCCCAAAGCCTACCGCTGAGACACCCAAGCTGATCCCTGCAAAAAAATCCACCATTGCCATCATGCTGCTCGTATTCGCCATTGGTGTCGCGGTGATCTTGTGGGTATGGCAAATTCCACCTTTTGTTAGCCGCAGTGAACAAACGGATAATGCCTATATCCGCGGCAATTCTACAGTGCTATCATCACAGATCAGTGGCTATGTTGATGAAGTTTTGGTTAAGGATTTTGATACCGTAACCCAAGGTCAGACCTTGATGCGCATTAATACTGCTAATTATGAGCAGCAAGTTATCCAAGCTCAGTCAAACATCACCGCTGCCAAGACCAATTTGGACAACCAAACCCAACTGATCGCACAGCGTAAAGCCGATATCAAAGTCGCTCAAGCCCAGCTGACCCAAGCACAGACGCAGCATTCTTTGGCGACATCACAGCTTGATCGACTCCAAAGCCTTGTCAGCATTGGTGCAGTCTCGCAAGCTGAGATCGATAATGCACGCGCCAATGTCAATAATACGCAAGCTGCCATCAGCCAAGCGCAAGCAGGCATCGAAGCAGCCGAGCAAGCACTCAAGACCGCTGAAGTGGCGCGCACAGGCTTACAAGCACAAGTCGATAGCGCAGCCGCCGCCGCTAAGCAAGCCAAGACTTTTGAGCAATACAGCATCATTACCGCACCGATCTCAGGACAGCTTGGACAGGTGAATGTACATAATGGACAATATGTCAGCACAGGTACGCAGCTGCTTTATATCGTGCCCAGTGACACTTGGGTGATTGCCAACTTTAAAGAAACACAAATGAAAGACATTGCCATCGGTCAGCCTGCAACTTTCAGCGTCGATGCTTTGGGCGGCGCAACTTTTACAGGCGTGGTGGACAGCATCTCGCCTGCAACAGGTTCTGAGTTTAGTGTCATCAAGACCGACAATGCCACAGGCAATTTTACCAAAGTCGTGCAGCGCATCTCAGTACGCATTCGCATCAATCCCAACCAAGACGCACTGCATCGCTTACGCCCAGGAATGTCTGTGATCGCAAAAGTTGATACTACAAATACCAACAAAGACCCATAA
- a CDS encoding MFS transporter: MHTPRYLEKPPNWTADERPSLPGSPANIKHSRPIALLYFVIGMLIAIAGGMGNGFTTANLPYIQGEYGLTPTQSAWFAAAYVIGSMSASILTYKARQQQGIRWFTEVSLFAFLVITGLHLLTHRYELAILVRGLSGFAGGTMSTLGLFYIMQAFDKKLKLHGLYFAMAAGQLGVPLAWVISPYLFSAESWSRLYSFEFGLTLCAFALVMMLKLPRGVRIQVFNTGDIIAFILLTTGFGALAAVLVQGPIVWWTDDPKIAYWLIIGMGTLMLAFVIEHHRKLPLVDTKWLTTIGLLRFLLASVLLRFLMAEQSWATVNFLRSMGMSSDQFIGLYGVIAAGTFIGGMVSAATFSPKMVFPQLLCAGVLIALASFLDADLTSDVRPENFYVSQFLIGCAGGMFIGPLLLVGFVKAMLKSPNHIAMFILLFTASQNFGGLLGTAFYSTYEKQQFNTHRQVLLADMPSTDSASSYRLAQYQASTRPVLSDPVQNAQSALTTLNQTINREATTLAFADVIRVNLYLAIFGILWGIIQMFIVKKYLQKNPLPIGKK; encoded by the coding sequence ATGCACACACCAAGATACCTTGAAAAACCGCCGAACTGGACGGCAGATGAGCGCCCTTCATTACCTGGCTCACCTGCTAATATCAAACATTCGCGCCCGATTGCCTTATTGTATTTTGTGATTGGGATGCTAATCGCTATCGCAGGCGGCATGGGTAATGGCTTCACAACAGCGAACCTGCCCTATATCCAAGGTGAATATGGCTTGACGCCAACGCAGTCAGCGTGGTTTGCCGCTGCCTATGTCATCGGCAGCATGAGTGCCAGTATTTTGACTTATAAGGCGCGTCAGCAGCAAGGCATTCGCTGGTTTACAGAGGTGTCATTATTTGCTTTTTTGGTCATCACAGGGCTGCATCTGCTCACACACCGCTATGAACTCGCTATTTTGGTGCGTGGCTTGAGTGGTTTTGCAGGTGGTACGATGTCCACTTTGGGCTTATTTTATATCATGCAAGCCTTTGATAAAAAACTCAAACTACACGGGCTGTATTTTGCCATGGCAGCTGGTCAGCTGGGCGTGCCTTTGGCTTGGGTGATCTCGCCCTACTTGTTCTCAGCTGAGAGTTGGTCACGATTGTACAGCTTTGAATTTGGCTTAACCTTGTGTGCTTTTGCACTGGTCATGATGCTCAAACTACCGCGCGGCGTACGCATCCAAGTATTCAACACAGGTGATATCATTGCGTTTATCCTACTGACCACAGGCTTTGGCGCATTGGCAGCAGTACTGGTACAAGGTCCGATCGTCTGGTGGACGGACGATCCAAAGATTGCCTATTGGCTGATCATTGGCATGGGTACGCTGATGTTGGCATTTGTCATCGAGCATCACCGCAAACTGCCATTGGTTGATACCAAATGGCTAACCACCATCGGTTTATTGCGGTTTTTGTTAGCATCGGTATTGTTGCGATTTTTGATGGCAGAGCAGTCTTGGGCGACGGTCAATTTTTTGCGCAGCATGGGCATGAGTAGCGATCAATTCATTGGCTTATATGGCGTCATCGCGGCAGGAACTTTTATTGGTGGCATGGTCAGTGCAGCGACTTTTTCGCCCAAGATGGTATTTCCACAGCTGCTGTGCGCAGGCGTGCTGATTGCGCTTGCCAGTTTCTTGGATGCTGACTTGACCAGTGATGTGCGTCCTGAGAATTTCTATGTCAGTCAATTTCTCATCGGCTGCGCTGGCGGTATGTTCATTGGTCCGCTGCTGCTGGTTGGTTTTGTCAAAGCCATGCTCAAAAGCCCCAATCACATCGCTATGTTCATTCTATTATTTACCGCTAGCCAAAACTTCGGCGGTCTGCTGGGTACGGCATTTTATTCCACCTATGAAAAGCAGCAATTTAACACCCATCGCCAAGTATTGCTTGCTGATATGCCATCAACTGATAGCGCAAGCAGTTATCGCTTGGCGCAGTATCAAGCAAGCACACGCCCAGTACTGAGCGACCCCGTCCAAAATGCACAATCGGCACTCACAACACTCAATCAAACCATCAATCGTGAAGCAACCACGCTTGCTTTTGCTGATGTCATTCGAGTGAATTTATATTTGGCAATTTTTGGCATACTTTGGGGCATAATACAAATGTTCATTGTTAAGAAATATTTACAAAAAAATCCCTTACCAATTGGCAAAAAATAA
- a CDS encoding LysR family transcriptional regulator yields MNHISLDDIRLFVSVVQAGSLSSASDLTGVPVSRLSRRLTQLESSLGTQLLNRGKKGVSLNDLGEHFFVHAQNMLKEADSAIQSIHHGLEKPTGLLRVSAPVDVAHRYLLPHLEEYLEQFPEVSIDINLSQHKINMIQDGIDIALRVGSIENENVVAKPWIQMHFGIFATQEYLDKNGVPNTPNDLYHHQVIAQTMSLPWRFCQGNKELKISPNPYIGCNDFTMVDRMIVRGIGIGKMALENGRQHGLVQVLQDWEMDVKPISMIYYKNRGSTPAVRSFVEWYLARLNLN; encoded by the coding sequence ATGAACCACATCAGCCTTGATGACATTCGCTTGTTTGTATCGGTCGTACAAGCAGGCAGCCTAAGCTCAGCATCGGATCTGACAGGTGTGCCTGTCTCACGGCTGTCGCGTCGCTTGACTCAGCTAGAAAGTTCGCTTGGCACGCAGCTTTTGAACCGTGGCAAAAAAGGTGTCAGCCTAAACGATTTGGGCGAGCATTTTTTTGTTCATGCCCAAAATATGCTCAAAGAAGCCGATTCAGCGATCCAAAGCATTCATCATGGGCTCGAAAAACCCACAGGGCTGCTGCGCGTGTCAGCGCCTGTCGATGTCGCACATCGGTATTTGTTGCCGCATTTAGAAGAGTATCTGGAGCAATTCCCTGAAGTGTCCATCGACATCAATCTGTCACAACACAAGATCAATATGATCCAAGATGGCATCGACATCGCCCTGCGTGTCGGCTCGATCGAGAACGAAAATGTCGTGGCAAAACCGTGGATACAGATGCATTTTGGCATCTTTGCCACCCAAGAATATCTGGACAAAAACGGCGTGCCAAATACGCCGAACGATCTATATCACCACCAAGTCATCGCACAGACCATGAGCCTGCCGTGGCGGTTTTGTCAAGGCAATAAAGAACTGAAAATCTCGCCAAATCCTTATATCGGCTGCAATGATTTTACCATGGTTGATCGCATGATCGTGCGTGGTATCGGTATTGGCAAAATGGCACTTGAAAACGGTCGCCAACATGGTTTGGTGCAAGTGCTCCAAGACTGGGAAATGGATGTCAAGCCAATCTCGATGATTTATTATAAAAATCGCGGCTCTACACCTGCGGTGCGCAGCTTTGTGGAATGGTATTTGGCAAGGCTAAATTTAAATTGA
- a CDS encoding DoxX family protein: MYHSFEKFSYNLKDLLLLFTRVIIGYMYLLHGTTKLFAMPAAMAGDKGAVELFSMMGVGGVLELVGGALLIIGLFTRFNAFIQAGMMAVAYFFYHAFPAGIDLLLLPSANRGENAVVYCMIFLLFWALGAGKYSLDAKFSKY; encoded by the coding sequence ATGTATCATTCATTCGAAAAATTTTCATATAATCTAAAAGATTTGCTCTTGCTATTTACGCGTGTCATCATCGGTTATATGTATCTTTTGCATGGTACGACCAAACTATTTGCCATGCCTGCTGCGATGGCGGGCGATAAAGGTGCAGTTGAGCTGTTTTCGATGATGGGCGTTGGTGGTGTGCTTGAGCTTGTTGGTGGTGCGCTACTGATTATCGGTTTGTTCACGCGATTCAATGCCTTTATCCAAGCAGGAATGATGGCAGTGGCATACTTCTTTTATCACGCATTTCCTGCAGGGATTGACTTGCTGCTGTTGCCAAGTGCCAACCGCGGCGAAAATGCAGTGGTGTATTGTATGATTTTCCTACTATTTTGGGCATTGGGTGCAGGTAAGTATTCTTTGGATGCCAAATTTTCAAAATACTGA
- a CDS encoding NADPH-dependent FMN reductase has translation MKKVAVFVGSASKTSFNHLAVKYLQKVAPASLELNVVDISDLPLYDRDLDEQDIPQYTRVREAIKAADAILWVSPEHNGGPSAMIKNAIDVGSRPMGQSVWNGKPLGLLSVNANGSPRVTDQLRTISTSPALNMPTLPFGAYFGGIFAGAFNEHGELVSEQAKAVLDGFINAYAEFVEKY, from the coding sequence ATGAAAAAAGTCGCAGTATTTGTCGGAAGTGCAAGCAAAACTTCATTCAACCACCTAGCGGTGAAATACCTTCAAAAAGTCGCACCAGCGTCACTAGAGCTAAATGTCGTGGACATCTCTGATCTGCCACTGTACGATCGCGACCTAGATGAACAAGACATCCCACAATACACTCGCGTGCGTGAAGCGATCAAAGCAGCAGATGCGATCTTGTGGGTGAGCCCAGAACACAACGGCGGCCCATCAGCAATGATCAAAAACGCCATCGATGTCGGCTCTCGCCCAATGGGTCAAAGCGTCTGGAACGGCAAGCCACTTGGTCTATTGAGTGTCAATGCTAACGGCAGTCCACGCGTCACTGATCAATTGCGTACCATCAGCACAAGCCCAGCGTTGAATATGCCAACGCTACCATTCGGTGCTTATTTCGGCGGTATCTTTGCAGGTGCGTTCAATGAGCATGGTGAGTTGGTTTCAGAACAAGCCAAAGCGGTATTGGATGGTTTCATTAATGCTTATGCAGAATTTGTTGAAAAATACTAA
- a CDS encoding ion transporter has protein sequence MPSNHLPHKSVSLKERIHIIIEGTDTPAGKLFDVLIMVAIITSVLVVMLDSVLDLRLAYGRYFSAAEWIFTILFTIEYILRLYSAPNRRAYAFSFFGVVDLLALLPTYLSLFFVGMHYLLVVRILRILRIFRVFKLKSYMQQAGFLAAAFKTSQHKITVFFLSLLLLVTIFGAVLYVVEGPENGFTSIPRSIYWAVVTLTTVGYGDISPKTPIGQAIASMVMITGYAIIAVPTGVFTAELTRTMRPQLQPVACPNCGKFGHATNAKYCDRCGHDLHL, from the coding sequence ATGCCATCTAACCATCTGCCGCACAAATCGGTCTCGTTAAAAGAGCGCATTCATATCATCATCGAAGGCACGGACACGCCTGCCGGCAAGCTGTTCGATGTGCTGATCATGGTGGCGATCATCACCAGTGTCTTGGTGGTGATGCTTGATAGTGTGCTGGATTTACGCTTAGCATATGGTCGCTATTTCTCAGCGGCAGAATGGATTTTTACCATTTTATTCACCATCGAGTACATTTTGCGTTTGTATTCTGCGCCCAATCGTCGCGCTTATGCATTCAGCTTTTTTGGTGTGGTGGATTTACTTGCGCTGTTGCCGACTTATTTGAGCTTGTTTTTTGTGGGAATGCATTATCTGCTCGTGGTGCGGATTTTGCGGATTTTGCGGATTTTTCGCGTCTTTAAGCTCAAATCCTATATGCAGCAGGCGGGTTTTTTGGCGGCGGCGTTTAAGACCAGTCAGCATAAGATTACGGTATTTTTCTTATCTTTGCTGCTACTTGTCACCATCTTTGGCGCGGTGCTGTATGTGGTCGAAGGACCTGAAAATGGCTTTACCAGTATTCCGCGCTCAATCTATTGGGCGGTTGTGACTTTGACAACCGTCGGTTATGGGGATATTTCACCCAAGACGCCGATCGGTCAAGCCATTGCAAGTATGGTAATGATCACAGGTTATGCCATCATCGCCGTGCCGACTGGGGTGTTCACCGCCGAGCTTACGCGTACCATGCGACCACAGCTACAGCCTGTGGCGTGTCCAAACTGCGGTAAATTCGGCCATGCGACCAATGCCAAATACTGTGATCGCTGTGGTCATGATTTGCATTTATAA